The following are encoded in a window of Flavobacterium psychrotrophum genomic DNA:
- the secE gene encoding preprotein translocase subunit SecE, with the protein MKVTSYISEAFTELKENVTWPEWAEVQRLTIIVAVFSMIFALITFGIDRGFEVAVAKLYAFLKN; encoded by the coding sequence ATGAAAGTAACCAGTTATATATCAGAGGCATTTACTGAGCTTAAAGAAAATGTGACCTGGCCTGAGTGGGCAGAAGTGCAACGCCTTACCATAATAGTGGCAGTATTCTCTATGATATTCGCCCTGATTACTTTTGGTATAGACAGAGGCTTTGAGGTTGCTGTAGCTAAGTTGTATGCTTTCTTAAAAAACTAA
- the tuf gene encoding elongation factor Tu: MAKETFDRSKPHLNIGTIGHVDHGKTTLTAAITKVLADAGYSEAKSFDQIDNAPEEKERGITINTSHVEYATANRHYAHVDCPGHADYVKNMVTGAAQMDGAILVVAATDGPMPQTREHILLGRQVGVPRMVVFMNKVDMVDDAELLELVEMEIRDLLSFYQYDGDNGPVVQGSALGALNGEPKWVDTVLELMAAVDNWIELPARDIEKPFLMPVEDVFTITGRGTVATGRIETGIANTGDPVEIIGMGAEKLTSTITGIEMFRQILDRGEAGDNAGILLRGIAKEDIRRGMVIIKPGSVKPHAHFKAEVYILKKEEGGRHTPFHNNYRPQFYVRTTDVTGTISLPAGVEMVMPGDNLTIEVQLLSPIALSVGLRFAIREGGRTVGAGQVTEILS, encoded by the coding sequence ATGGCAAAGGAAACTTTTGATAGGTCGAAGCCACACCTTAATATAGGTACTATTGGGCACGTTGACCACGGTAAAACAACTTTAACTGCTGCTATTACTAAGGTTTTGGCTGATGCAGGTTATTCTGAGGCTAAGTCATTTGACCAAATTGATAATGCTCCTGAAGAGAAAGAAAGGGGTATTACTATTAATACTTCTCACGTAGAGTATGCTACAGCTAACCGTCACTACGCTCACGTTGACTGTCCAGGTCACGCGGATTACGTTAAGAACATGGTTACTGGTGCTGCTCAGATGGACGGTGCTATCCTTGTAGTTGCTGCTACAGATGGTCCAATGCCACAAACTCGTGAGCACATCCTTCTAGGTCGCCAGGTAGGTGTGCCAAGGATGGTAGTTTTCATGAACAAAGTTGACATGGTTGATGATGCTGAGCTTCTTGAGCTGGTTGAAATGGAAATCCGTGATCTACTTTCTTTCTATCAGTATGATGGAGATAATGGTCCTGTTGTTCAGGGTTCTGCTCTAGGTGCACTTAACGGTGAGCCAAAATGGGTTGATACTGTTCTTGAACTAATGGCTGCTGTTGATAACTGGATCGAGCTTCCTGCTCGTGATATTGAGAAGCCATTCCTTATGCCGGTTGAAGACGTATTTACGATCACTGGTCGTGGTACTGTTGCAACAGGTCGTATCGAAACAGGTATTGCTAATACAGGTGATCCGGTTGAGATCATTGGTATGGGTGCTGAAAAACTAACTTCTACTATAACAGGTATCGAAATGTTCCGTCAAATCCTTGATAGGGGTGAGGCTGGAGATAATGCTGGTATCCTTCTAAGGGGTATTGCTAAAGAAGATATCCGTCGTGGAATGGTTATCATTAAGCCAGGATCTGTTAAGCCACATGCTCACTTTAAAGCTGAGGTTTATATCCTTAAAAAAGAAGAAGGTGGTCGTCACACACCATTCCATAACAACTACCGTCCTCAGTTCTATGTTCGTACAACTGACGTAACAGGTACAATTTCTCTACCTGCAGGTGTTGAGATGGTTATGCCAGGTGATAACCTTACAATTGAAGTGCAACTACTTAGCCCAATCGCTCTTAGTGTAGGTCTTCGTTTCGCTATCCGTGAGGGTGGTCGTACAGTAGGTGCAGGTCAGGTTACTGAAATACTTAGCTAA
- the hpf gene encoding ribosome hibernation-promoting factor, HPF/YfiA family yields MKVNVHAVNFTVDSKLVGYVQGRLDKLEKYYDRVVCSDVFFKVGNTTDKENKIAEIKISVPGDEFVVKKQCKSFEEAVELAADSMERMLVKRKHKVRARS; encoded by the coding sequence ATGAAAGTAAATGTTCACGCGGTTAACTTTACAGTTGACAGTAAATTGGTAGGCTATGTTCAGGGTAGGTTGGATAAGCTTGAAAAGTACTATGACAGGGTGGTTTGCTCTGATGTGTTCTTTAAAGTGGGTAATACGACGGATAAGGAAAATAAGATAGCTGAAATTAAAATTAGTGTGCCGGGTGATGAATTTGTTGTAAAAAAGCAATGTAAGTCTTTTGAGGAGGCTGTAGAGTTAGCTGCTGATTCTATGGAGCGTATGCTTGTAAAAAGAAAACATAAAGTCAGGGCAAGATCATAA
- a CDS encoding tyrosine-type recombinase/integrase, translated as MVDDKDAFRDYLLKEKNYSPLTARAYLDDVVGFELFIQRDDFGATLREVSYGQVRSWIVKLVEEEKLSNKTVNRKISSLKSFYRFLLKIKQVAFSPLQKHKSLKTEKKVQVPFSEAEMHDVVYLNDYPDDFEGFRNRLIIELFYTTGIRRAELINLRLGSYDADARVLKVLGKRNKERLVPVLRCTLDVLEGYLAKRAALSVLQDSDVLILNASGKKVSESFVYRLINCYFSVVSGKVKKSPHVLRHTFATHLLNNGADLNSVKELLGHASLSSTQIYTHSSLAELKAVYKGAHPRDKGGS; from the coding sequence ATGGTTGATGATAAAGATGCTTTTCGTGACTATCTCTTAAAGGAAAAAAATTATTCTCCTCTTACTGCGCGTGCTTATCTTGATGATGTTGTTGGTTTTGAGTTGTTTATACAGCGTGATGATTTTGGTGCAACACTTCGGGAGGTTAGTTATGGGCAAGTGCGTTCCTGGATTGTAAAGCTTGTTGAAGAAGAAAAGCTTTCTAATAAAACTGTAAACCGTAAAATTTCTTCCCTTAAATCGTTTTATAGATTTTTGCTTAAAATAAAACAGGTAGCTTTTTCTCCGCTTCAAAAACATAAATCATTAAAAACAGAAAAAAAAGTGCAGGTGCCTTTTAGCGAAGCTGAAATGCATGATGTGGTTTATCTTAATGATTATCCGGATGATTTTGAGGGTTTTCGTAATCGTTTAATTATCGAGTTGTTCTATACGACAGGCATACGCAGGGCTGAGTTGATTAATTTAAGGCTTGGTAGTTATGATGCGGATGCGCGTGTACTTAAAGTTTTGGGTAAGCGTAACAAAGAGCGTCTGGTTCCGGTGTTGCGTTGTACCTTAGATGTGTTGGAAGGCTATCTGGCAAAGAGAGCTGCGTTGTCTGTGCTTCAGGATTCTGATGTGTTAATTTTGAATGCTTCCGGTAAAAAAGTTAGTGAATCTTTTGTGTATAGGTTAATAAATTGTTACTTTAGTGTTGTCTCCGGAAAGGTGAAAAAGAGCCCGCACGTTCTTAGGCATACTTTTGCTACGCATCTTTTAAATAACGGAGCCGATTTAAATTCGGTAAAGGAATTGCTTGGGCATGCGAGTTTGTCGTCTACGCAAATATACACACACAGCAGTCTTGCTGAGCTTAAGGCGGTGTATAAAGGTGCGCATCCTCGCGATAAGGGTGGTTCCTGA
- the rpsU gene encoding 30S ribosomal protein S21: protein MLIIPIKDGENIDRALKRYKRKFDKTGVVRQLRSRSAFIKPSVSRRIEVQKAAYIQGLRDAAEN from the coding sequence ATGTTGATTATACCAATTAAAGACGGAGAAAATATTGATAGGGCGCTTAAGCGTTACAAGCGTAAATTCGATAAAACCGGAGTTGTTCGTCAACTAAGGTCTCGTTCCGCATTCATCAAACCTTCTGTTAGCAGAAGAATAGAAGTTCAAAAAGCAGCTTATATCCAAGGTCTTAGAGACGCAGCGGAGAACTAG
- a CDS encoding acyl-CoA dehydrogenase family protein: MVFETTDTQAMIASSIREFAAFNITPYYMEWDETQYFPVDLFKKLGEMGYMGVLVPEEYGGSGLGYHEYITVIDELSKVDPSIGLSVAAHNSLCTNHILMFGNEEQKQRWLPKLATAEFIGAWGLTEHNTGSDAGGMNTTAVKEGDHWVINGAKNFITHGKSGDVAVVIVRTGEKGDSRGMTAFVIEKGTPGFSSGKKENKLGMRASETAELVFDDCRIPDANRLGEVGEGFIQAMKILDGGRISIGALSLGIAKGAYEASLKYSKERHQFGQPISSFQGISFKLADMATEIEASELLLHKAAHLKNNHQPVTTAGAMAKMFASEACVRIANEAVQIHGGYGYTKDFPVEKYYRDAKLCTIGEGTTEIQKLVISRNILK, translated from the coding sequence ATGGTTTTTGAAACTACCGATACGCAGGCTATGATAGCATCTTCCATCAGGGAATTTGCGGCCTTTAATATTACTCCTTATTATATGGAATGGGATGAGACCCAGTATTTTCCAGTAGACCTGTTTAAAAAACTGGGTGAAATGGGCTACATGGGTGTGCTCGTGCCTGAAGAATATGGCGGTAGTGGCCTTGGTTATCATGAATATATTACCGTTATCGATGAATTATCTAAAGTTGATCCGTCAATAGGCCTTTCTGTAGCGGCGCATAATTCGCTTTGTACAAACCATATATTAATGTTTGGTAATGAAGAGCAAAAGCAACGTTGGTTGCCTAAGTTGGCTACAGCAGAATTTATTGGAGCCTGGGGTCTTACAGAGCATAATACCGGCAGCGATGCGGGTGGTATGAATACTACTGCCGTAAAAGAAGGTGATCATTGGGTAATTAACGGTGCTAAAAACTTTATAACCCACGGCAAAAGCGGCGATGTAGCTGTTGTTATAGTGCGTACCGGCGAGAAAGGCGACTCGCGTGGCATGACTGCTTTTGTAATAGAAAAAGGTACGCCGGGCTTTAGTTCGGGTAAAAAAGAAAACAAACTGGGTATGCGTGCCAGCGAAACAGCAGAACTTGTTTTTGATGACTGCCGTATTCCTGATGCAAATCGCCTGGGCGAAGTAGGTGAGGGCTTTATACAGGCCATGAAAATACTTGATGGCGGACGTATTTCTATCGGGGCGTTATCGCTGGGTATTGCTAAAGGTGCTTACGAGGCTTCGCTGAAATATAGCAAGGAACGCCATCAGTTTGGTCAGCCTATAAGCAGTTTCCAGGGTATTTCTTTTAAGCTTGCTGACATGGCTACCGAAATTGAAGCCAGTGAGTTATTGTTGCACAAAGCGGCGCATCTTAAAAATAATCATCAACCGGTAACAACAGCAGGAGCTATGGCAAAAATGTTTGCCAGTGAGGCTTGTGTGCGCATTGCTAACGAAGCAGTGCAGATACATGGTGGCTATGGTTACACCAAAGATTTTCCGGTAGAGAAGTATTACAGGGATGCCAAGCTATGTACAATAGGTGAAGGTACTACTGAGATACAAAAACTGGTAATTTCACGTAATATTTTGAAATAG
- a CDS encoding helix-hairpin-helix domain-containing protein: MDTGQVYRFTAGQRKGLMVLCGLVVCVQVGWFFISRQDVSDSEKSEEEKQWLALQTKIDALKAKHATKDGYKIYPFNPNYITDYKGYALGMTVEQIDKLKAFRKEGKWVNSAADFKTVTGVSDSLLAVVSPYFKFPDWVKNKKQFTEKTAYVYTAGNKNAAFSKKENIAVPVKVLDINTALEEDLIAVRGIGPAYAKKLLRRRSDLGAFVSMDQMDDFPEFSPEAITGLKKAFKAGDGLAVNKINVNSASLQQLSRFPYFNRDIAKSIITQRSMKGKIYSFDELSKINDIFILKSKIIALYLEY, from the coding sequence ATGGATACAGGGCAGGTATACCGTTTTACGGCAGGGCAGCGCAAGGGGCTCATGGTGCTTTGTGGGTTAGTTGTATGCGTACAGGTGGGGTGGTTTTTTATATCCCGGCAGGATGTTTCAGATTCAGAAAAATCAGAAGAGGAAAAACAATGGCTTGCACTACAAACTAAAATAGATGCGCTTAAAGCAAAACACGCCACAAAAGATGGTTATAAGATATATCCGTTTAATCCTAATTACATAACTGATTATAAAGGGTATGCTTTAGGCATGACTGTAGAACAGATCGATAAGCTTAAAGCATTTAGAAAAGAAGGCAAGTGGGTTAATTCTGCCGCCGATTTTAAAACAGTAACCGGTGTTAGCGATAGTTTACTTGCGGTTGTATCCCCTTATTTTAAATTTCCGGACTGGGTTAAGAATAAAAAGCAGTTTACGGAAAAGACGGCTTATGTTTATACGGCGGGCAATAAAAATGCTGCATTTTCTAAAAAAGAAAATATAGCTGTTCCTGTAAAAGTGTTGGATATAAACACGGCTTTAGAAGAAGATCTTATTGCAGTGAGAGGTATAGGGCCTGCTTATGCTAAAAAGCTGCTCCGTCGCCGTTCAGACCTGGGGGCTTTTGTGAGCATGGATCAGATGGATGATTTTCCTGAATTTAGTCCCGAAGCCATTACCGGACTTAAAAAAGCTTTTAAAGCAGGAGATGGGCTTGCTGTAAATAAAATTAATGTAAACAGTGCATCATTACAGCAACTGAGCCGTTTTCCTTATTTTAACAGAGATATTGCAAAAAGCATTATCACGCAGCGCAGCATGAAAGGAAAGATTTATAGCTTTGATGAATTGTCAAAAATTAATGATATTTTTATATTAAAATCAAAAATAATTGCTTTATATTTGGAATACTAA